Proteins encoded within one genomic window of Amycolatopsis sp. 2-15:
- a CDS encoding Fpg/Nei family DNA glycosylase produces MPELPEVEALAHHLREHAVGSTVFRLDVASLSVLKTAVPPYTELHGREITGATRHGKHLDVVLGDLHLVVHLARAGWLRWYDQLSPTPLKPGKGPISLRVHLNAAAGPGFDLTEAGTKKGLAVWIVHDPSEIPSVARLGPDALSLDASQLRELFAGKGTRLKWALTDQSLIAGIGNAYSDEIMHKAKLSPYATVGKLDEGALETLAAAIHDIESDAVQRSVGQKAAMLKGEKRSGLRVHARTGLPCPVCGDTIREISFADKSFQYCPTCQTGGKPLADRRMSRLLK; encoded by the coding sequence ATGCCCGAGCTGCCCGAGGTCGAAGCACTGGCCCACCACCTGCGCGAACACGCCGTGGGCTCCACGGTGTTCCGGCTCGACGTCGCCTCGCTCAGCGTCCTGAAGACGGCCGTGCCGCCCTACACCGAGCTGCACGGCCGCGAAATCACCGGCGCCACCCGCCACGGTAAGCACCTCGACGTGGTCCTCGGTGACCTGCACCTCGTCGTCCACTTGGCGCGCGCCGGCTGGCTGCGCTGGTACGACCAGCTTTCGCCGACGCCGTTGAAGCCCGGCAAGGGCCCGATCTCGCTGCGCGTGCACCTCAACGCAGCGGCCGGCCCGGGCTTCGACCTCACCGAGGCCGGCACGAAGAAGGGCCTCGCCGTCTGGATCGTCCACGACCCGAGCGAGATCCCGAGCGTCGCCCGCCTGGGGCCGGACGCGTTGTCGCTCGACGCGTCGCAGCTGCGCGAGCTGTTCGCCGGGAAGGGCACGCGGCTCAAGTGGGCGCTCACCGACCAGTCGCTCATCGCCGGCATCGGCAACGCCTACTCCGACGAGATCATGCACAAGGCCAAGCTTTCGCCCTACGCCACCGTCGGCAAGCTCGACGAGGGCGCGCTGGAGACGCTGGCCGCCGCCATCCACGACATCGAGTCCGACGCCGTGCAGCGCTCCGTCGGCCAGAAAGCCGCGATGCTCAAGGGCGAGAAGCGCTCGGGCCTGCGCGTGCACGCCCGCACCGGCCTGCCCTGCCCGGTCTGCGGCGACACCATCCGCGAGATCTCCTTCGCCGACAAGTCCTTCCAGTACTGCCCCACCTGCCAGACGGGCGGCAAACCCCTGGCCGACCGCCGGATGTCGCGGCTGCTCAAGTAA
- a CDS encoding DUF983 domain-containing protein produces MNRLVRGEDGRDWVVRAQMEWRAPATADDFEHDVAGSYTPGIAMLLVTAFLAVVLVIWTPDQVRVPAWVFLAILLVLLFFPLRWILRRPWTVVAETEGDVAGDRPSERWVGTIRGMFTVSGEVKRITKTIQKHSLPDFDGPLHPVE; encoded by the coding sequence ATGAACCGGCTGGTGCGCGGCGAAGACGGCCGCGACTGGGTGGTCCGAGCCCAGATGGAGTGGCGTGCGCCCGCCACCGCGGACGATTTCGAACACGACGTGGCCGGCAGCTACACGCCGGGCATCGCCATGCTCCTGGTCACCGCGTTCCTGGCCGTGGTGCTCGTGATCTGGACGCCGGACCAGGTGCGCGTGCCGGCGTGGGTGTTCCTCGCGATCCTGCTGGTGCTGCTGTTCTTCCCGTTGCGCTGGATCCTGCGGCGGCCGTGGACGGTCGTGGCCGAGACCGAGGGCGACGTGGCGGGCGATCGGCCCTCGGAGCGCTGGGTCGGCACGATCCGGGGCATGTTCACGGTGTCGGGCGAGGTCAAGCGGATCACGAAGACGATCCAGAAGCACTCGCTGCCCGATTTCGACGGTCCCCTGCACCCGGTCGAATAA
- a CDS encoding sigma-70 family RNA polymerase sigma factor translates to MTELGTAPPPAASESDERALLQRLRNGEDAAFGELFELHAAAVRRLAQSLASDSSEAEDITAETFFRVLQALRRGAGPRDYVRAYLLTVARRVSWEWHGARRDVPVTDDELTFRAGAGADTNARTAEHTLITTAFTSLPERWRTVLWQTEVEGEQPAMVAPHFGLSANATAALARRARQGLRAAYLQAHLSVNRGPETCRSVVEKMGGFTAGSVTGAEAERIKAHLLGCASCRATQDELRDVCSSLRAHAEVIVVAVPALVGIGKTTGVVTAVKSVLFGSKVKVGLALASTAAAGVAGFTTGPLVFGSHPVQDVGLQGGAPELALQPPAPPAQQPPPQVQHPPRVVTGQLHGAARPQHPSTHTIGSHLGTNDVPKFPGGPVAGAGAGAGQPSDGSARDDLPAGGPSQSPMSSENSTDSRADTEPDLTSSGDPCDDPTIDGPYSTTRTSYPPSFVPPPSFTYVPPPETYLPPTVTTTPTPGDTVPEKPGSSAKSTPTKSTQSESESLTRSDTDTASQDSGDVTPSDVTGSADSDSPPAP, encoded by the coding sequence ATGACCGAGCTGGGCACGGCGCCGCCACCAGCGGCCTCGGAATCCGACGAGCGGGCACTTCTTCAGCGGCTCCGCAATGGGGAAGACGCCGCGTTCGGGGAGCTGTTCGAGCTCCACGCCGCGGCGGTGCGCAGATTGGCGCAGAGCCTCGCGTCGGACAGTTCCGAGGCCGAGGACATCACGGCGGAGACGTTCTTCCGGGTTCTGCAGGCGCTGCGGCGCGGCGCGGGCCCGCGTGACTACGTCCGCGCGTATCTGCTGACCGTCGCCCGCCGGGTGTCGTGGGAGTGGCACGGGGCGCGCCGCGACGTGCCGGTGACCGACGACGAGCTGACGTTCCGTGCCGGCGCGGGTGCCGACACCAACGCGCGCACCGCCGAGCACACGCTGATCACCACGGCGTTCACCAGCTTGCCCGAGCGCTGGCGCACGGTGTTGTGGCAGACCGAGGTCGAGGGCGAGCAGCCGGCCATGGTCGCGCCGCATTTCGGGCTTTCGGCCAACGCGACGGCGGCGCTCGCCCGCCGCGCTCGCCAAGGTCTCAGGGCGGCCTACCTGCAGGCGCATCTTTCGGTGAACCGTGGGCCGGAGACGTGCCGCTCGGTCGTCGAGAAGATGGGCGGCTTCACTGCCGGCAGCGTCACGGGTGCCGAAGCCGAGCGGATCAAGGCGCACCTGCTGGGGTGCGCTTCGTGTCGCGCGACGCAGGACGAGCTGCGCGACGTCTGTTCTTCGCTGCGGGCGCACGCCGAGGTGATCGTGGTCGCGGTGCCCGCGCTGGTGGGCATCGGCAAAACAACGGGTGTGGTCACCGCCGTGAAGAGCGTGCTGTTCGGCTCGAAGGTGAAGGTGGGCCTTGCGCTCGCGTCGACGGCCGCCGCGGGCGTCGCCGGGTTCACGACCGGTCCGCTCGTGTTCGGTTCGCACCCGGTGCAGGACGTCGGGCTCCAGGGTGGCGCGCCGGAGCTGGCGTTGCAGCCGCCCGCGCCGCCGGCTCAGCAGCCGCCGCCGCAGGTGCAGCACCCCCCGCGCGTGGTGACCGGCCAGTTGCACGGCGCGGCGCGGCCGCAGCACCCGTCGACCCACACCATTGGCTCGCACCTGGGCACCAACGACGTGCCGAAGTTCCCGGGCGGGCCCGTCGCCGGAGCCGGTGCCGGTGCCGGGCAGCCGTCCGACGGTTCGGCGCGGGACGACCTGCCGGCAGGTGGCCCGTCGCAGTCCCCGATGTCGAGCGAGAACTCCACGGACTCGCGCGCGGACACCGAGCCGGACCTGACGTCGTCGGGCGACCCGTGCGACGACCCGACGATCGACGGCCCGTACAGCACCACGCGGACCTCGTACCCGCCGTCGTTCGTGCCGCCGCCGTCGTTCACCTACGTGCCGCCGCCCGAGACCTACCTGCCGCCGACGGTCACGACCACGCCGACGCCGGGCGACACCGTTCCGGAGAAGCCCGGTTCGAGCGCGAAGTCCACGCCGACCAAGTCCACGCAGTCCGAATCGGAGTCCCTCACGCGGTCCGACACCGATACGGCGTCCCAGGACTCGGGAGACGTGACCCCCTCGGATGTCACCGGTTCGGCCGATTCCGATTCACCGCCGGCTCCCTGA
- a CDS encoding phosphocholine-specific phospholipase C yields the protein MTELTRRRLLGSTAGAAAAAAAATLLPPSVQKALAQGAPKHGSIKDIEHVVLLMQENRSFDHYFGTMRGVRGFGDPHAAKLPNGKSVFYQPDAENPAGYALPFHLDTHATNAQKIPSTSHAWQVQHDALNGGKMDNWLPAHRKADGKNGPYVMGYHTRADLPFQFALAESFTVCDSYFCSVLGPTWPNRMMWMTGTVDPDGENGGPILDNTAPAGGYTWTTYAERLQAAGVSWKVYEQSDTYGCNMLENFANFKNAPADSPLAVNGLTHRPEGQFEYDARNDKLPTVSWIICTSTASEHPNYTPAEGAAFVASKIDAIASNPDVWAKTVFILNYDENDGLFDHVVPPMPPAGTPHEFVNGTSHGGTKGNGLAVGAGYRVPAIVISPWTAGGWVCSEPFDHTSTLQFLEQVTGVRETNISDWRRKTFGDLTSAFRFNDHKAQPPTLPDTSGPLTLSRYEAANLPAPVFPGTDQKPPRQEPGSRPQTGQHHH from the coding sequence ATGACCGAACTGACTCGTCGCCGTCTTCTCGGATCCACCGCCGGGGCGGCCGCCGCCGCGGCGGCCGCCACGTTGTTGCCGCCGAGTGTGCAGAAAGCGCTCGCCCAGGGGGCGCCCAAGCACGGCTCGATCAAGGACATCGAGCACGTTGTGCTGCTGATGCAGGAAAACCGGTCGTTCGACCACTACTTCGGCACCATGCGCGGCGTCCGCGGGTTCGGCGACCCGCACGCGGCGAAGCTGCCGAACGGCAAGTCCGTGTTCTACCAGCCCGACGCCGAGAACCCCGCCGGCTACGCACTGCCGTTCCACCTCGACACGCACGCCACCAACGCCCAGAAGATCCCCTCGACCTCCCACGCCTGGCAGGTCCAGCACGACGCCCTCAACGGCGGCAAGATGGACAACTGGCTCCCCGCCCACCGCAAGGCCGACGGCAAGAACGGCCCGTACGTGATGGGCTACCACACGCGCGCCGACCTGCCGTTCCAGTTCGCGCTCGCCGAGTCGTTCACCGTGTGCGACAGCTACTTCTGCTCGGTGCTCGGCCCGACGTGGCCCAACCGCATGATGTGGATGACCGGCACCGTCGACCCCGACGGCGAGAACGGCGGCCCCATCCTCGACAACACCGCCCCCGCCGGCGGCTACACCTGGACCACGTACGCGGAGCGCCTCCAGGCCGCGGGCGTGAGCTGGAAGGTCTACGAGCAGAGCGACACCTACGGCTGCAACATGCTCGAGAACTTCGCCAACTTCAAGAACGCGCCGGCCGACTCGCCGCTCGCCGTCAACGGCCTGACCCACCGCCCCGAGGGCCAGTTCGAGTACGACGCGCGCAACGACAAGCTGCCCACCGTCTCGTGGATCATCTGCACCTCCACGGCCTCGGAGCACCCGAACTACACGCCCGCCGAGGGCGCGGCGTTCGTCGCCTCGAAGATCGACGCCATCGCGTCCAACCCGGACGTGTGGGCCAAGACCGTGTTCATCCTCAACTACGACGAGAACGACGGCCTGTTCGACCACGTCGTCCCGCCGATGCCGCCCGCCGGCACCCCGCACGAGTTCGTCAACGGCACCTCGCACGGCGGCACCAAGGGCAACGGCCTCGCGGTCGGCGCGGGCTACCGCGTGCCGGCGATCGTGATCTCGCCGTGGACCGCGGGTGGCTGGGTGTGCAGCGAGCCGTTCGACCACACGTCGACGCTGCAGTTCCTCGAGCAGGTCACCGGCGTGCGCGAGACGAACATCTCCGACTGGCGCCGCAAGACCTTCGGTGACCTGACCTCGGCGTTCCGCTTCAACGACCACAAGGCGCAGCCGCCGACGCTGCCCGACACCTCGGGCCCGCTCACGCTGTCGCGCTACGAGGCCGCGAACCTGCCCGCCCCGGTGTTCCCGGGCACGGACCAGAAGCCGCCGCGCCAGGAGCCAGGCAGCCGCCCGCAGACGGGGCAGCACCACCACTGA
- a CDS encoding immunity 7 family protein, with protein sequence MYEYHGWVTIAATTSGDDDAALLERLVDRVHRAVRDAGTLDLVDLRWSAGMPMLHLGGLDKHGGAIAPELLETFTRVGELAPGSYGLLHVWDDQDPDHDNEFRVFRMARGVVCEHADAHLTPVAPTVLDVYEL encoded by the coding sequence GTGTACGAATACCACGGCTGGGTGACCATCGCCGCGACCACGAGCGGCGACGACGACGCTGCTCTGCTGGAGCGCCTCGTCGATCGTGTCCACCGAGCCGTGCGTGACGCCGGCACGCTGGACCTCGTCGACCTCCGCTGGAGCGCGGGCATGCCGATGCTGCACCTCGGCGGTCTGGACAAGCACGGCGGCGCGATCGCGCCCGAGCTGCTGGAGACGTTCACGCGCGTCGGTGAGCTGGCGCCCGGCTCCTACGGGCTGCTGCACGTGTGGGACGACCAGGATCCCGACCACGACAACGAGTTCCGCGTGTTCCGCATGGCGCGCGGGGTCGTCTGCGAGCACGCCGACGCGCACTTGACGCCGGTCGCCCCGACCGTGCTGGACGTCTACGAGCTGTAG
- a CDS encoding DUF2716 domain-containing protein: protein MNAAAWEPLSRVADEPAWYWVYNKLGFWPSTFAHDWPGFREPAPSRTWDLSAGDFDRASAEFRLGPYAVEEPDVARIVLAALKESVRQDEWLWVLHWQHQSFKFWPHRMLEGAAWPVPVFPRGDYHLFLAEDFSFGTLGHPWERTLCAFGDRLLPAVEKHGEGVLTKVLRRDGRPSALAR from the coding sequence GTGAACGCAGCAGCCTGGGAGCCGCTCTCCAGAGTGGCCGACGAGCCCGCCTGGTACTGGGTCTACAACAAGCTCGGCTTCTGGCCGAGCACCTTCGCGCACGACTGGCCCGGCTTCCGCGAGCCCGCGCCGTCGCGCACGTGGGACCTGTCGGCGGGTGACTTCGACCGCGCGTCGGCGGAGTTCCGGCTGGGGCCGTACGCGGTGGAGGAGCCCGACGTCGCGCGGATCGTGCTGGCGGCGCTGAAGGAGAGCGTGCGCCAGGATGAGTGGCTGTGGGTGCTGCACTGGCAGCACCAGTCGTTCAAGTTCTGGCCGCACCGCATGCTCGAGGGCGCGGCGTGGCCGGTGCCCGTGTTCCCGCGCGGCGACTACCACCTGTTCCTCGCCGAGGACTTCAGCTTCGGCACGCTCGGGCACCCGTGGGAACGCACGTTGTGCGCGTTCGGCGATCGGCTGCTGCCTGCCGTGGAGAAGCACGGTGAGGGTGTGCTGACCAAGGTCCTGCGCCGCGACGGCCGCCCGAGCGCCCTGGCGCGCTGA
- a CDS encoding FkbM family methyltransferase: MGDARTVTACTIVARNYLPAARVLARSYLAQHPENDFVIAVIDGHEDERDGYRVVGQDAFGIDRDDYLRMATAYSVTELATSVKPYLLRELRREYDVAIYLDPDIRVFAPMPEIAELAMEHGIVLTPHVLSPLPRDGMEPDEAVIMGAGIFNLGFIGVGPGSGDFLDFWAQRLRHDAIVAPEQQLFTDQRWVDNVPALFDHHVLADPGFNVAYWNLHDRPVNREDNGELTAGGAKLRFFHFSGYRPETPWLLTYYCAREPRVLLSANPELRELCDAYGAALREAGYAETLEAVPYGFAGFGDGTPLPRLARRVFREAWIKAERKNKRLPPHAYGEDGGRALREWLAGAEDSAQAASGLNRAALAVWDSRVDLRIAFPHPTGEDSEKFRAWCVTSGINEGELAEWALPGHPVAARAPVDEFGVNLLGYLTAELGVGEMGRIVHEAIETAEVPIASVVEERILNRTGLDQPDSLGDPRFPVSVLAVNADQTRVLLGTHPEVGHDRYRIGLWAWETEDFPASMHEAFGLVDEVWTVSDFCRTVIAKHSPIPVKTVPVPVRDPGEPSRPAREAGEPVRFLFAFDFNSIAQRKNPWGTIKAFQQAFPGRDDVRLTIKTINAKQRPFEAERLRAAAAGDPRIELIERYLSVAELHDLYDRSTCYVSLHRGEGFGLTVAEAMARAMPVISTDYSSTTEFLDSTTGWPVPYRLVPVGKGNDPYEPDTLWADPDIEAAAAAMREVADDPDEAERRGRKARQQVLRTRSMAAAAEWMRRELRGAYEIWRSRQAYRPQEPEHPLTPVRKAAEALHWRPEPAAPSRTPLAPAMRKAVLRAIDHYDVHQRRVMGELRDATEETTSRLLARLESVEARLDDAQRAAELSRRFDDKLHTLKTSVEGRLRALETSVEELRDQTPGLDLAVRNIEADVSKMSESFTGELESVTASVHADFSARDQRLDQDEEAIQRVSVDLGALRDAARLSHVPIPRDAEVVVSDVGALLMPVDEVMLPWIRFHRSWENSEAELMCELVTRHPGAILDIGAHVGYHTLRLMRSCPDVSRVIAVEADPLNAQYLRRNLEVNLPAAAVALTTVLPVAAWDHAGTVRLTHPEADNSGDNRVSEDGPGIEVPAVRLGEVPEVREQQITLIKVDLQGRDHRALAGLDEVLRRDRPHIVCEFCPSAIEELGDDPHAVLTRYRELGYQPIEVGDEGPVTYPQGDRELIRTARRNEKDFVTLWLRPEPSFAG, encoded by the coding sequence ATGGGTGACGCGCGCACAGTCACCGCGTGCACGATCGTCGCGCGCAACTACCTGCCCGCGGCCCGGGTCCTGGCCAGGTCCTACCTGGCGCAGCACCCCGAAAACGACTTCGTCATCGCGGTCATCGACGGCCACGAGGACGAGCGTGACGGGTACCGGGTCGTCGGGCAGGACGCGTTCGGCATCGACCGGGACGACTACCTGCGCATGGCTACGGCGTACTCGGTCACCGAGCTGGCCACCTCGGTCAAGCCCTATCTGCTGCGCGAGCTGCGCCGCGAGTACGACGTCGCGATCTACCTCGATCCGGACATCAGGGTCTTCGCGCCGATGCCGGAGATCGCGGAGCTCGCGATGGAGCACGGCATCGTGCTCACCCCGCACGTGCTGTCCCCGCTGCCGCGCGATGGGATGGAGCCCGACGAGGCCGTCATCATGGGCGCCGGGATCTTCAATCTCGGCTTCATCGGGGTCGGCCCCGGCTCTGGCGACTTCCTCGATTTCTGGGCGCAGCGACTGCGGCACGACGCGATCGTGGCGCCGGAGCAGCAGCTGTTCACCGACCAGCGCTGGGTGGACAACGTGCCCGCGCTCTTCGACCACCACGTGCTCGCCGACCCGGGTTTCAACGTCGCGTACTGGAACCTGCACGACCGCCCGGTCAACCGCGAGGACAACGGCGAGCTGACCGCGGGCGGGGCGAAGCTGCGGTTCTTCCATTTCAGCGGTTACCGGCCCGAGACGCCGTGGCTGCTGACCTACTACTGCGCACGCGAACCGCGCGTGCTGCTCTCGGCCAACCCTGAACTGCGCGAGCTGTGCGACGCCTACGGTGCGGCGCTGCGCGAGGCGGGTTACGCCGAGACGCTGGAAGCGGTGCCCTACGGTTTCGCCGGGTTCGGGGACGGCACGCCGCTGCCCAGGCTGGCCCGGCGCGTGTTCCGCGAGGCCTGGATCAAGGCCGAGCGCAAGAACAAGCGCCTCCCACCGCACGCCTACGGCGAAGACGGCGGTCGCGCCCTGCGCGAGTGGCTGGCCGGCGCTGAGGACTCGGCGCAAGCGGCGTCCGGGTTGAATCGGGCGGCGCTCGCCGTCTGGGATTCCCGGGTCGATCTTCGAATCGCCTTCCCGCATCCGACCGGTGAAGACTCCGAGAAGTTCCGCGCGTGGTGCGTGACCTCCGGCATCAACGAGGGCGAACTCGCCGAGTGGGCGCTGCCGGGTCATCCGGTGGCCGCCCGGGCGCCGGTGGACGAGTTCGGCGTCAACCTGCTCGGCTATCTGACCGCCGAGCTGGGTGTCGGCGAGATGGGCCGGATCGTGCACGAGGCGATCGAGACCGCCGAGGTGCCGATCGCGTCGGTCGTCGAGGAACGCATCCTGAACCGCACCGGTCTCGATCAGCCGGACAGCCTCGGTGACCCACGGTTCCCGGTGAGCGTGCTCGCCGTCAACGCCGACCAGACGAGGGTGCTGCTCGGCACGCATCCCGAGGTCGGGCACGACCGCTACCGGATCGGCCTGTGGGCGTGGGAGACCGAGGATTTCCCCGCCTCGATGCACGAGGCGTTCGGGCTGGTCGACGAAGTGTGGACGGTCAGCGACTTCTGCCGCACCGTGATCGCCAAGCACTCGCCGATCCCGGTCAAGACCGTGCCGGTTCCGGTGCGCGATCCCGGTGAACCCTCCCGCCCCGCCCGCGAGGCCGGTGAGCCGGTCCGGTTCCTGTTCGCGTTCGACTTCAACAGCATCGCGCAGCGCAAGAACCCGTGGGGCACGATCAAGGCGTTCCAGCAGGCCTTCCCCGGCCGCGACGACGTGCGGCTGACCATCAAGACGATCAACGCCAAGCAGCGCCCGTTCGAGGCGGAGCGGCTGCGCGCGGCGGCAGCGGGCGATCCGAGGATCGAACTGATCGAGCGTTACCTGTCGGTGGCCGAACTGCACGACCTCTACGACCGCAGCACGTGCTACGTGTCGCTGCACCGGGGCGAGGGTTTCGGGCTGACCGTGGCCGAGGCGATGGCACGCGCCATGCCGGTCATCTCGACGGACTACTCCAGCACCACCGAGTTCCTCGACTCGACCACCGGCTGGCCGGTGCCCTACCGGCTGGTCCCGGTGGGCAAGGGCAACGACCCGTACGAGCCGGACACCCTCTGGGCGGATCCGGACATCGAGGCGGCCGCGGCCGCCATGCGCGAGGTCGCCGACGATCCGGACGAGGCCGAGCGGCGCGGCCGGAAGGCGCGCCAGCAGGTGCTGCGCACGCGGTCCATGGCGGCCGCCGCCGAGTGGATGCGCCGCGAGCTGCGCGGCGCCTACGAAATCTGGCGTTCGCGCCAGGCGTACCGGCCGCAGGAGCCCGAGCACCCGCTGACCCCGGTGCGCAAGGCCGCAGAAGCGCTGCACTGGCGGCCGGAGCCGGCGGCGCCCTCGAGGACGCCGCTCGCGCCCGCGATGCGCAAGGCCGTGCTGCGTGCCATCGACCACTACGACGTGCATCAACGCCGGGTCATGGGCGAGCTCCGCGACGCCACGGAGGAGACCACCAGCAGGTTGCTGGCCCGCCTGGAGTCCGTGGAGGCGCGCCTCGACGACGCGCAGCGTGCCGCGGAGCTGAGCCGCCGCTTCGACGACAAGCTGCACACCCTCAAGACCTCGGTCGAGGGCCGGCTGCGGGCGCTGGAGACTTCGGTCGAGGAGCTGCGCGACCAGACGCCGGGCCTCGATCTGGCGGTGCGCAACATCGAGGCCGACGTCAGCAAGATGTCGGAGAGCTTCACCGGCGAGCTGGAGTCGGTCACGGCGAGCGTGCACGCCGACTTCTCGGCCCGCGACCAACGGCTCGACCAGGACGAAGAGGCAATCCAGCGCGTTTCCGTCGACCTGGGTGCGCTTCGCGACGCCGCCCGGCTCTCGCACGTTCCGATCCCGCGCGACGCCGAGGTCGTGGTCAGCGACGTGGGCGCGCTGCTGATGCCGGTCGACGAGGTCATGCTCCCGTGGATCCGGTTCCACCGGTCCTGGGAGAACAGCGAGGCCGAGCTCATGTGCGAGTTGGTGACCCGGCATCCCGGCGCCATCCTCGACATCGGCGCGCACGTCGGTTACCACACGCTGCGGCTGATGCGGTCCTGTCCGGACGTCAGCCGCGTGATCGCCGTCGAGGCCGACCCCCTCAACGCCCAGTACCTGCGCCGCAACCTCGAGGTGAACCTGCCCGCCGCCGCGGTAGCGCTGACCACAGTGCTGCCGGTGGCCGCCTGGGACCACGCCGGCACCGTGCGACTCACCCATCCGGAAGCTGACAACAGCGGCGACAACCGGGTAAGCGAGGACGGGCCGGGTATCGAGGTGCCCGCGGTCCGGCTCGGCGAGGTGCCCGAGGTGCGCGAGCAGCAGATCACCCTGATCAAAGTCGACCTGCAGGGCCGCGACCACCGGGCGCTCGCCGGACTGGACGAGGTGCTGCGCCGCGACCGCCCGCACATCGTGTGCGAGTTCTGCCCGAGCGCCATCGAGGAACTCGGGGACGATCCGCATGCGGTACTCACCCGCTACCGCGAGCTGGGCTACCAGCCGATCGAGGTCGGCGACGAAGGGCCGGTCACCTACCCACAGGGTGACCGGGAGCTGATTCGCACCGCCCGGCGTAACGAAAAGGACTTCGTGACGCTGTGGCTCCGACCCGAACCCTCCTTTGCTGGGTGA